The segment GTATAAAAAGCGGGAACGGGCGGCAGGATAATGGCACCTGCTTTTCCGGCCTGTAACAGATTTTGAAGGTGAATAGAATTCATGGGCGTTTCCCGGGGAACGAGTATGAGAGTCCTCCGTTCTTTCAGCATGACATCGGCAGCTCTTTCTATGAGGGAATATGAATATCCGTTTGCCACGGCAGACAGAGTCTTCATGGAGCATGGAATAATCACCATAGCATGGGCAACCCCTGAACCGCTGGCAAAGGGAGCGGAAAAATCACCGGGATTCCAGATATGAATTGAATGTAATTCAGAAAAATAGTCATTGAGTGAAAGGTTTTCGGGCATTCCCGTCTCCTGGCGAAAAACCTTCTCCCCCATGGGTGAAAAAATCAAATGGACTTCCG is part of the Candidatus Neomarinimicrobiota bacterium genome and harbors:
- a CDS encoding UbiX family flavin prenyltransferase, with protein sequence MKKIGKIVLAVTGATGAPLAEHLIRQLAPRISEVHLIFSPMGEKVFRQETGMPENLSLNDYFSELHSIHIWNPGDFSAPFASGSGVAHAMVIIPCSMKTLSAVANGYSYSLIERAADVMLKERRTLILVPRETPMNSIHLQNLLQAGKAGAIILPPVPAFYTFPKSLEDFKAYISGKIMESLKIPHELYPRWSENVDDNLTRS